A stretch of the Acyrthosiphon pisum isolate AL4f chromosome A2, pea_aphid_22Mar2018_4r6ur, whole genome shotgun sequence genome encodes the following:
- the LOC100162436 gene encoding embryonic polarity protein dorsal isoform X3 has translation MDLNNTQSNIPELNLSDIVDAIEDARTKTVQQMDAPSSNNGRRPTTLPYIKIVEQPASKALRFRYKCEGRLAGSIPGVNSSTENKTYPTIQIVGYKGRAVVVVSCVTKDRPYRPHPHNLVGRDNCKNGICSIEINNESMTESFQNLGIQCVKRKDIDKALRVREERKLDPFKTGFSHKENPTSIDLNAVRLCFQAYLGGTQKRKYCILEPIVSDPIYDKKAMSDLSICRLSDAAASIVGDKEIILLCDKITKDDIQVRFFEEKDGKCIWEDYGVFKASDVHKQVAIWFKTPKYKITEIDSPVNVWIQLKRPSDGMCSDALPFTFTPDNSDPVMLKRKRLKLPSESELLIQLSRNPIRIKTSGCNITKVCPTVNSHDPTSQKNYALPTTITTTPLPCPTEDNNESNLMEATFPSLYSSDLRTLLGDSEHVLSTNLSASLHLTENSAHGESIPEIVVEDNINMSDSYDKIADNVLKEFCISV, from the exons ATGGATTTGAATAATACACAATCTAATATCCCCGAACTCAATCTTAGTGATATcg ttgatgCCATTGAAGACGCAAGAACTAAAACTGTGCAACAAATGGACGCTCCATCATCAAATAATGGGCGAAGACCTACAACTTTACCATATATCAAAATCGTCGAACAGCCTGCTTCAAAAGCATTGAGGTTTAGATATAAGTGTGAAGGTAGATTAGCCGGGAGTATACCTGGAGTTAATAGTAGCACTGAAAATAAAACCTACCCTACAATTCaa ATAGTAGGTTATAAAGGCAGGGCTGTTGTTGTAGTATCTTGTGTTACAAAAGATAGACCATATAGACCTCATCCTCATAACCTTGTGGGACGTGATAACTGCAAAAACGGAATTTGTAgcatagaaattaataatgaatcaaTGACAGAAAGTTTTCAGAATTTGGGAATACAATGTGTAAAAAGAAAAGATATTGACAAGGCTCTCAGAGTACGAGAAGAAAGAAAATTAGATCCATTTAAaa ctgGATTTTCACATAAAGAGAACCCAACTTCAATAGACTTAAATGCAGTAAGGTTGTGTTTTCAAGCTTATCTTGGCGGCacacaaaaaagaaaatattgtattcttgAACCAATTGTATCAGATCcaatttatgataaaa aagcaATGTCGGACTTATCGATATGCAGATTAAGTGATGCAGCAGCTTCAATTGTAGGTGATaaagaaatcatattattatgtgataaaataacaaaag ATGATATCCAAGTAAGATTTTTTGAGGAAAAAGATGGTAAGTGCATTTGGGAAGACTATGGTGTTTTTAAAGCTTCAGATGTACATAAACAAGTGGCTATTTGGTTTAAGactccaaaatataaaataacagag attgaTAGTCCAGTAAATGTATGGATTCAGTTAAAAAGACCTTCGGATGGCATGTGTAGTGACGCTCTTCCATTTACGTTCACTCCGGATAATTCAG ATCCGGTCATGTTGAAAAGAAAAAGACTGAAATTACCTAGCGAAAGTGAACTTTTGATTCAATTATCGAGGAACCCTATTa GAATTAAAACTAGTGGATGCAATATTACAAAAGTGTGTCCTACGGTTAATAGTCATGATCCAACAtctcaaaaaaattatgctcTGCCAACTACCATAACTACAACACCTTTGCCGTGCCCAACAGAAGATAATAATGAGTCTAATCTTATGGAAGCTACATTCCCAAGTTTATATTCTAGTGACTTAAGAACCTTGTTGGGAGACAGTGAACATGTGTTGTCAACCAATTTGTCTGCTAGTCTACATTTAACAGAAAATAGTGCTCATGGAGAGTCCATTCCAGAAATAGTAGTCGaagacaatataaatatgtcgGACAGTTATGATAAAATTGCTGACAACGTTCTTAAGGAATTCT
- the LOC100162436 gene encoding embryonic polarity protein dorsal isoform X2 — MDLNNTQSNIPELNLSDIVDAIEDARTKTVQQMDAPSSNNGRRPTTLPYIKIVEQPASKALRFRYKCEGRLAGSIPGVNSSTENKTYPTIQIVGYKGRAVVVVSCVTKDRPYRPHPHNLVGRDNCKNGICSIEINNESMTESFQNLGIQCVKRKDIDKALRVREERKLDPFKTGFSHKENPTSIDLNAVRLCFQAYLGGTQKRKYCILEPIVSDPIYDKKAMSDLSICRLSDAAASIVGDKEIILLCDKITKDDIQVRFFEEKDGKCIWEDYGVFKASDVHKQVAIWFKTPKYKITEIDSPVNVWIQLKRPSDGMCSDALPFTFTPDNSDPVMLKRKRLKLPSESELLIQLSRNPIRIKTSGCNITKVCPTVNSHDPTSQKNYALPTTITTTPLPCPTEDNNESNLMEATFPSLYSSDLRTLLGDSEHVLSTNLSASLHLTENSAHGESIPEIVVEDNINMSDSYDKIADNVLKEFCELYTKSN; from the exons ATGGATTTGAATAATACACAATCTAATATCCCCGAACTCAATCTTAGTGATATcg ttgatgCCATTGAAGACGCAAGAACTAAAACTGTGCAACAAATGGACGCTCCATCATCAAATAATGGGCGAAGACCTACAACTTTACCATATATCAAAATCGTCGAACAGCCTGCTTCAAAAGCATTGAGGTTTAGATATAAGTGTGAAGGTAGATTAGCCGGGAGTATACCTGGAGTTAATAGTAGCACTGAAAATAAAACCTACCCTACAATTCaa ATAGTAGGTTATAAAGGCAGGGCTGTTGTTGTAGTATCTTGTGTTACAAAAGATAGACCATATAGACCTCATCCTCATAACCTTGTGGGACGTGATAACTGCAAAAACGGAATTTGTAgcatagaaattaataatgaatcaaTGACAGAAAGTTTTCAGAATTTGGGAATACAATGTGTAAAAAGAAAAGATATTGACAAGGCTCTCAGAGTACGAGAAGAAAGAAAATTAGATCCATTTAAaa ctgGATTTTCACATAAAGAGAACCCAACTTCAATAGACTTAAATGCAGTAAGGTTGTGTTTTCAAGCTTATCTTGGCGGCacacaaaaaagaaaatattgtattcttgAACCAATTGTATCAGATCcaatttatgataaaa aagcaATGTCGGACTTATCGATATGCAGATTAAGTGATGCAGCAGCTTCAATTGTAGGTGATaaagaaatcatattattatgtgataaaataacaaaag ATGATATCCAAGTAAGATTTTTTGAGGAAAAAGATGGTAAGTGCATTTGGGAAGACTATGGTGTTTTTAAAGCTTCAGATGTACATAAACAAGTGGCTATTTGGTTTAAGactccaaaatataaaataacagag attgaTAGTCCAGTAAATGTATGGATTCAGTTAAAAAGACCTTCGGATGGCATGTGTAGTGACGCTCTTCCATTTACGTTCACTCCGGATAATTCAG ATCCGGTCATGTTGAAAAGAAAAAGACTGAAATTACCTAGCGAAAGTGAACTTTTGATTCAATTATCGAGGAACCCTATTa GAATTAAAACTAGTGGATGCAATATTACAAAAGTGTGTCCTACGGTTAATAGTCATGATCCAACAtctcaaaaaaattatgctcTGCCAACTACCATAACTACAACACCTTTGCCGTGCCCAACAGAAGATAATAATGAGTCTAATCTTATGGAAGCTACATTCCCAAGTTTATATTCTAGTGACTTAAGAACCTTGTTGGGAGACAGTGAACATGTGTTGTCAACCAATTTGTCTGCTAGTCTACATTTAACAGAAAATAGTGCTCATGGAGAGTCCATTCCAGAAATAGTAGTCGaagacaatataaatatgtcgGACAGTTATGATAAAATTGCTGACAACGTTCTTAAGGAATTCTGTGAGTTATAcacaaaaagtaattaa
- the LOC100162436 gene encoding embryonic polarity protein dorsal isoform X1: MDLNNTQSNIPELNLSDIVDAIEDARTKTVQQMDAPSSNNGRRPTTLPYIKIVEQPASKALRFRYKCEGRLAGSIPGVNSSTENKTYPTIQIVGYKGRAVVVVSCVTKDRPYRPHPHNLVGRDNCKNGICSIEINNESMTESFQNLGIQCVKRKDIDKALRVREERKLDPFKTGFSHKENPTSIDLNAVRLCFQAYLGGTQKRKYCILEPIVSDPIYDKKAMSDLSICRLSDAAASIVGDKEIILLCDKITKDDIQVRFFEEKDGKCIWEDYGVFKASDVHKQVAIWFKTPKYKITEIDSPVNVWIQLKRPSDGMCSDALPFTFTPDNSDPVMLKRKRLKLPSESELLIQLSRNPIRIKTSGCNITKVCPTVNSHDPTSQKNYALPTTITTTPLPCPTEDNNESNLMEATFPSLYSSDLRTLLGDSEHVLSTNLSASLHLTENSAHGESIPEIVVEDNINMSDSYDKIADNVLKEFYNSDLRTWSGDSNHALSTNLSATQHLTEKHFVKSRNNVKTI, from the exons ATGGATTTGAATAATACACAATCTAATATCCCCGAACTCAATCTTAGTGATATcg ttgatgCCATTGAAGACGCAAGAACTAAAACTGTGCAACAAATGGACGCTCCATCATCAAATAATGGGCGAAGACCTACAACTTTACCATATATCAAAATCGTCGAACAGCCTGCTTCAAAAGCATTGAGGTTTAGATATAAGTGTGAAGGTAGATTAGCCGGGAGTATACCTGGAGTTAATAGTAGCACTGAAAATAAAACCTACCCTACAATTCaa ATAGTAGGTTATAAAGGCAGGGCTGTTGTTGTAGTATCTTGTGTTACAAAAGATAGACCATATAGACCTCATCCTCATAACCTTGTGGGACGTGATAACTGCAAAAACGGAATTTGTAgcatagaaattaataatgaatcaaTGACAGAAAGTTTTCAGAATTTGGGAATACAATGTGTAAAAAGAAAAGATATTGACAAGGCTCTCAGAGTACGAGAAGAAAGAAAATTAGATCCATTTAAaa ctgGATTTTCACATAAAGAGAACCCAACTTCAATAGACTTAAATGCAGTAAGGTTGTGTTTTCAAGCTTATCTTGGCGGCacacaaaaaagaaaatattgtattcttgAACCAATTGTATCAGATCcaatttatgataaaa aagcaATGTCGGACTTATCGATATGCAGATTAAGTGATGCAGCAGCTTCAATTGTAGGTGATaaagaaatcatattattatgtgataaaataacaaaag ATGATATCCAAGTAAGATTTTTTGAGGAAAAAGATGGTAAGTGCATTTGGGAAGACTATGGTGTTTTTAAAGCTTCAGATGTACATAAACAAGTGGCTATTTGGTTTAAGactccaaaatataaaataacagag attgaTAGTCCAGTAAATGTATGGATTCAGTTAAAAAGACCTTCGGATGGCATGTGTAGTGACGCTCTTCCATTTACGTTCACTCCGGATAATTCAG ATCCGGTCATGTTGAAAAGAAAAAGACTGAAATTACCTAGCGAAAGTGAACTTTTGATTCAATTATCGAGGAACCCTATTa GAATTAAAACTAGTGGATGCAATATTACAAAAGTGTGTCCTACGGTTAATAGTCATGATCCAACAtctcaaaaaaattatgctcTGCCAACTACCATAACTACAACACCTTTGCCGTGCCCAACAGAAGATAATAATGAGTCTAATCTTATGGAAGCTACATTCCCAAGTTTATATTCTAGTGACTTAAGAACCTTGTTGGGAGACAGTGAACATGTGTTGTCAACCAATTTGTCTGCTAGTCTACATTTAACAGAAAATAGTGCTCATGGAGAGTCCATTCCAGAAATAGTAGTCGaagacaatataaatatgtcgGACAGTTATGATAAAATTGCTGACAACGTTCTTAAGGAATTCT ATAATAGTGACTTAAGAACCTGGTCAGGAGATAGTAACCATGCTTTGTCAACCAATTTGTCTGCTACTCAACATTTAACAGAAAAACATTTTGTGAAGAGTAGAAATAATGTCAAGACAATATGA
- the LOC100162436 gene encoding embryonic polarity protein dorsal isoform X4 → MDLNNTQSNIPELNLSDIVDAIEDARTKTVQQMDAPSSNNGRRPTTLPYIKIVEQPASKALRFRYKCEGRLAGSIPGVNSSTENKTYPTIQIVGYKGRAVVVVSCVTKDRPYRPHPHNLVGRDNCKNGICSIEINNESMTESFQNLGIQCVKRKDIDKALRVREERKLDPFKTGFSHKENPTSIDLNAVRLCFQAYLGGTQKRKYCILEPIVSDPIYDKKAMSDLSICRLSDAAASIVGDKEIILLCDKITKDDIQVRFFEEKDGKCIWEDYGVFKASDVHKQVAIWFKTPKYKITEIDSPVNVWIQLKRPSDGMCSDALPFTFTPDNSDPVMLKRKRLKLPSESELLIQLSRNPIRIKTSGCNITKVCPTVNSHDPTSQKNYALPTTITTTPLPCPTEDNNESNLMEATFPSLYSSDLRTLLGDSEHVLSTNLSASLHLTENSAHGESIPEIVVEDNINMSDSYDKIADNVLKEFC, encoded by the exons ATGGATTTGAATAATACACAATCTAATATCCCCGAACTCAATCTTAGTGATATcg ttgatgCCATTGAAGACGCAAGAACTAAAACTGTGCAACAAATGGACGCTCCATCATCAAATAATGGGCGAAGACCTACAACTTTACCATATATCAAAATCGTCGAACAGCCTGCTTCAAAAGCATTGAGGTTTAGATATAAGTGTGAAGGTAGATTAGCCGGGAGTATACCTGGAGTTAATAGTAGCACTGAAAATAAAACCTACCCTACAATTCaa ATAGTAGGTTATAAAGGCAGGGCTGTTGTTGTAGTATCTTGTGTTACAAAAGATAGACCATATAGACCTCATCCTCATAACCTTGTGGGACGTGATAACTGCAAAAACGGAATTTGTAgcatagaaattaataatgaatcaaTGACAGAAAGTTTTCAGAATTTGGGAATACAATGTGTAAAAAGAAAAGATATTGACAAGGCTCTCAGAGTACGAGAAGAAAGAAAATTAGATCCATTTAAaa ctgGATTTTCACATAAAGAGAACCCAACTTCAATAGACTTAAATGCAGTAAGGTTGTGTTTTCAAGCTTATCTTGGCGGCacacaaaaaagaaaatattgtattcttgAACCAATTGTATCAGATCcaatttatgataaaa aagcaATGTCGGACTTATCGATATGCAGATTAAGTGATGCAGCAGCTTCAATTGTAGGTGATaaagaaatcatattattatgtgataaaataacaaaag ATGATATCCAAGTAAGATTTTTTGAGGAAAAAGATGGTAAGTGCATTTGGGAAGACTATGGTGTTTTTAAAGCTTCAGATGTACATAAACAAGTGGCTATTTGGTTTAAGactccaaaatataaaataacagag attgaTAGTCCAGTAAATGTATGGATTCAGTTAAAAAGACCTTCGGATGGCATGTGTAGTGACGCTCTTCCATTTACGTTCACTCCGGATAATTCAG ATCCGGTCATGTTGAAAAGAAAAAGACTGAAATTACCTAGCGAAAGTGAACTTTTGATTCAATTATCGAGGAACCCTATTa GAATTAAAACTAGTGGATGCAATATTACAAAAGTGTGTCCTACGGTTAATAGTCATGATCCAACAtctcaaaaaaattatgctcTGCCAACTACCATAACTACAACACCTTTGCCGTGCCCAACAGAAGATAATAATGAGTCTAATCTTATGGAAGCTACATTCCCAAGTTTATATTCTAGTGACTTAAGAACCTTGTTGGGAGACAGTGAACATGTGTTGTCAACCAATTTGTCTGCTAGTCTACATTTAACAGAAAATAGTGCTCATGGAGAGTCCATTCCAGAAATAGTAGTCGaagacaatataaatatgtcgGACAGTTATGATAAAATTGCTGACAACGTTCTTAAGGAATTCT GTTAG